One genomic segment of Brassica napus cultivar Da-Ae chromosome A3, Da-Ae, whole genome shotgun sequence includes these proteins:
- the LOC106411407 gene encoding 14 kDa proline-rich protein DC2.15, whose translation MSSRTTSSLAIFLILNILFFTTISACGNCGCPSPKPKPNPEPKPTPSPSPATAKCPRDALKLGVCANVLNGLLNVTLGQPPVEPCCTLIKGLADLEAAACLCTALKANILGNNLNIPISLSLLLNVCSKKVPPGFQC comes from the coding sequence ATGAGTTCAAGAACCACAAGCTCTTTAGCCATTTTCTTGATTCTCAACATCCTCTTCTTCACAACAATCTCAGCCTGCGGTAACTGCGGTTGCCCTTCTCCCAAGCCAAAACCTAACCCTGAACCTAAACCAACCCCAAGCCCTAGCCCTGCCACAGCCAAATGCCCTAGAGACGCCCTTAAGCTTGGAGTCTGCGCCAACGTTCTCAACGGTCTACTCAACGTTACCCTTGGCCAACCACCGGTCGAGCCATGTTGCACGCTTATAAAAGGACTGGCTGATCTTGAGGCTGCTGCTTGTCTTTGCACCGCGCTCAAGGCTAATATCCTTGGGAACAACTTGAACATCCCGATATCTCTCAGTCTGCTGCTCAATGTTTGTAGCAAAAAGGTTCCCCCTGGCTTCCAATGCTAA